Proteins co-encoded in one Bacillus infantis NRRL B-14911 genomic window:
- the ispG gene encoding flavodoxin-dependent (E)-4-hydroxy-3-methylbut-2-enyl-diphosphate synthase has product MSEIIHRTKTRPVKVGNLTIGGNNELVIQSMTTTKTHDVEATVAEIKRLEEAGCQVVRVACPDERAANAIAEIKKRINIPLVVDIHFDYKLALKAIEGGADKIRINPGNIGRREKVEAVVKAAKEKGIPIRIGVNAGSLEKRIIEKYGYPTADGMVESALHHIKILEDLDFHDIIVSMKASDVNLAIEAYEKAAMAFDYPLHLGITESGTLFAGTVKSAAGLGAILSKGIGNTLRISLSADPVEEVKVARELLKSFGLSSNAATLISCPTCGRIEIDLISIANEVEEYIQKIKAPIKVAVLGCAVNGPGEAREADIGIAGARGEGLLFRKGKIVRKVPEDTMVEELKIEIDKIAEEYYAKQEAEKQLQMND; this is encoded by the coding sequence TTGAGTGAAATTATACATCGTACCAAAACCCGCCCGGTCAAAGTAGGCAACCTGACCATCGGCGGCAATAATGAACTTGTAATCCAAAGCATGACGACCACTAAGACGCATGATGTGGAAGCTACTGTTGCTGAAATTAAACGGCTTGAAGAAGCAGGATGCCAAGTGGTCCGGGTGGCGTGCCCTGACGAAAGAGCGGCAAATGCGATCGCTGAAATAAAGAAAAGGATCAATATCCCTCTTGTAGTGGATATCCATTTTGATTATAAACTGGCTCTTAAGGCTATCGAGGGCGGAGCTGACAAAATCAGGATTAATCCTGGTAATATCGGCCGCCGTGAAAAAGTGGAAGCAGTTGTTAAAGCTGCAAAGGAAAAAGGGATCCCGATCCGGATCGGTGTTAATGCCGGTTCACTGGAAAAGCGGATCATCGAGAAATACGGCTATCCGACTGCCGACGGTATGGTGGAAAGCGCCCTGCATCATATTAAAATCCTTGAAGACCTTGATTTCCATGACATCATAGTTTCCATGAAGGCTTCTGACGTCAACCTGGCCATCGAGGCTTATGAAAAAGCAGCCATGGCGTTTGATTACCCGCTTCACCTTGGAATTACAGAATCAGGGACCTTGTTTGCCGGCACGGTGAAAAGCGCCGCGGGCCTTGGTGCCATATTAAGCAAAGGCATCGGAAATACTTTAAGGATTTCCTTGAGTGCCGACCCTGTCGAGGAAGTAAAAGTCGCCAGGGAACTTTTGAAGTCATTCGGACTTTCATCCAATGCTGCTACACTCATTTCCTGCCCGACCTGCGGCCGGATCGAGATCGATTTGATCAGCATTGCCAATGAAGTGGAAGAATATATCCAGAAGATCAAAGCACCTATAAAAGTAGCTGTGCTAGGCTGTGCTGTAAACGGCCCTGGAGAAGCCCGTGAAGCAGATATCGGCATCGCCGGCGCCCGCGGGGAAGGCCTATTGTTCCGTAAAGGAAAAATAGTCCGCAAAGTCCCTGAAGATACAATGGTCGAAGAATTAAAAATCGAGATCGATAAAATCGCTGAAGAATACTATGCTAAACAAGAAGCTGAAAAGCAGCTTCAAATGAATGATTAA
- a CDS encoding peptidoglycan D,D-transpeptidase FtsI family protein — MNKKRKKKNHVPMRLNMLFFAVFLLFSMLILRLGVVQIVYGDDYKREIERTEDVTVNNPVPRGKMFDSTGKVIVDNTPQNAITYTNKGASQEEMLKVAENLASLIQKDTEKVQERDKKDYWIIKNQEKADAKVTQKELDALKEKYEDDKEFNKKVYDLKLDRITEEELSSLTDKDLEILAIYRDFTSGYALTPQIVKNKDVTNEEFAVVSENLQFLPGVDTTTDWERYYAFGSTLQSVLGRISKSDEGLPAEKVDYYLARDYSRNDRVGKSYIELQYEDVLHGQKAKVKNITDKGGSLLKTETISEGQRGKDLVLSIDMELQKEVEKILEEELRAAKRSPGTALLDRAYTVLMDPMTGEILTMAGKKIVDGEMQDDALGNITTTYNVGSAVKGATILTGYKEGVIQPGSVIFDGPLRIKGTPIKKSWKNFGPLDDINALKYSSNVYMFQTAIRIGDGVYKPDRPLPLNEEGFDTIRDSFAQFGLGVRTGIDLPNEQTGFKGMSDKPGFMLDLAIGQYDTYSNMQLAQYVSTIANGGNRMEPHIVKEIREPLMDNSELGPILEEIKPKVLNRLDVEENWIERVQEGFRRVMQEPGGTAYGSFGGKGKTYKPAGKTGTAEAFYDGPRREDFGKEPPETMNLSLVSYAPSDNPEVAMAVLVPWAYQGSVDHGANKKIGERVLDAYFDLKKKRAEENKDKEEAVQKVENIEDVKEGQEAEREEAGL; from the coding sequence TTGAATAAAAAGAGAAAAAAGAAGAACCATGTGCCTATGAGGCTGAACATGCTGTTCTTTGCTGTATTTTTGCTGTTTTCCATGCTGATCCTTCGCCTTGGCGTTGTTCAGATTGTGTATGGGGATGACTACAAAAGGGAAATTGAGAGGACGGAGGACGTGACTGTCAATAACCCTGTTCCGCGGGGCAAGATGTTTGACAGCACTGGCAAGGTAATTGTGGACAATACGCCGCAGAATGCCATCACTTACACAAATAAAGGCGCAAGCCAGGAGGAAATGCTTAAGGTAGCGGAAAATCTGGCCAGCCTGATTCAGAAGGATACAGAAAAAGTCCAGGAGAGGGATAAGAAAGATTACTGGATCATAAAGAACCAGGAAAAGGCAGATGCAAAAGTAACACAAAAAGAGCTTGATGCCTTAAAGGAAAAATATGAAGATGATAAAGAGTTCAATAAAAAAGTATATGATTTGAAACTGGATCGCATCACAGAGGAAGAGCTGAGTTCCCTCACAGATAAAGATTTAGAAATTCTGGCGATCTACAGGGATTTCACAAGCGGATATGCATTGACTCCGCAAATCGTGAAAAATAAAGATGTCACCAATGAAGAATTTGCAGTTGTCAGTGAAAATCTTCAATTCCTTCCAGGCGTGGACACGACAACTGACTGGGAAAGATATTATGCTTTTGGCAGCACGCTGCAATCGGTGCTGGGAAGGATCTCAAAATCAGATGAAGGCCTGCCTGCGGAAAAGGTGGATTATTACCTGGCACGAGATTACAGCCGCAATGACAGGGTCGGGAAAAGCTATATCGAATTGCAATATGAGGATGTCCTTCATGGCCAGAAAGCAAAGGTTAAAAATATAACCGATAAAGGCGGAAGCCTTCTGAAGACTGAGACGATCAGCGAAGGGCAAAGGGGCAAGGACCTGGTCCTGAGCATCGATATGGAACTTCAGAAGGAAGTGGAAAAGATCCTTGAGGAAGAGCTCAGGGCCGCCAAGCGTTCCCCTGGAACCGCACTTCTAGACAGGGCATATACCGTCCTGATGGATCCGATGACCGGGGAAATCCTGACGATGGCCGGCAAGAAAATCGTTGACGGCGAGATGCAGGATGATGCCCTGGGAAATATTACGACGACCTATAATGTCGGATCAGCTGTAAAGGGTGCCACCATCCTTACGGGCTATAAAGAAGGGGTCATCCAGCCGGGGTCAGTCATCTTCGACGGGCCTCTGCGAATCAAAGGCACTCCAATAAAAAAATCATGGAAGAACTTTGGGCCGCTAGATGATATCAATGCGCTGAAATATTCCTCCAACGTCTATATGTTCCAGACAGCCATAAGGATCGGGGACGGTGTCTATAAGCCGGACAGGCCGCTCCCGCTCAATGAGGAAGGGTTTGATACAATCCGGGATTCCTTCGCGCAATTTGGCCTTGGGGTCAGGACAGGAATCGACCTGCCGAATGAGCAGACCGGATTCAAGGGGATGAGCGACAAGCCCGGTTTTATGCTTGACCTTGCAATTGGGCAGTATGACACCTATTCCAATATGCAGCTTGCCCAATATGTTTCCACTATCGCCAACGGCGGCAACCGGATGGAGCCCCATATTGTCAAAGAAATCCGTGAGCCTCTGATGGACAACAGTGAACTCGGGCCGATTCTTGAGGAAATCAAGCCGAAGGTCTTGAACAGGCTTGATGTAGAAGAAAACTGGATTGAACGCGTCCAGGAAGGCTTCAGGAGGGTTATGCAGGAGCCGGGCGGCACAGCTTACGGAAGCTTTGGCGGAAAAGGGAAAACTTATAAGCCGGCAGGGAAAACGGGGACTGCGGAGGCCTTCTACGATGGACCAAGAAGAGAGGATTTCGGCAAGGAGCCGCCTGAAACCATGAACCTGAGCCTTGTAAGCTATGCACCTTCAGATAATCCTGAGGTAGCCATGGCTGTTCTAGTCCCATGGGCCTACCAGGGAAGCGTCGATCATGGAGCCAACAAAAAAATCGGCGAGCGTGTGCTGGATGCCTATTTCGATCTGAAGAAGAAGCGTGCCGAAGAAAATAAAGATAAAGAAGAAGCAGTCCAAAAAGTGGAGAATATTGAAGATGTAAAAGAAGGCCAGGAAGCTGAACGTGAGGAAGCTGGACTGTAA
- a CDS encoding methyl-accepting chemotaxis protein has translation MAKTSQYFIKLKKAGKRFARPLQSMKLRITGKNLMARMPLQFRLLFLTLGLLVAAISAVAYISYEKSKDTAVELMEQRLERETKTFYQLAQNLMFIYVGKEDEFSKKVNQVLKGQEAELAKDGLHGEYFLISGGKAEAFDVSKKSSLKFPEKLLAGIQETKTGIAHENLNGKEYTLSYHNVQELNGVFLIAIPQEQYLHNVYDMATYILIAAIASIAAAALLILLLVRSITGPLNTLRDIMKQARKGNLDLKAESRTTIPEITSLIKSFHSMMSQMRELIIRISDTSRDLTWTGADLQEISGLVLEEQEHLNEAIRMVRAGAEETAGSSEKSIQLFQEMKNSIESISQMMGSMTASASSMNTSASEGEESIKDLVHTVRNYEKEFKAVSASVQEVRDYSDKIAQVVTLIQDIAGQTKLLALNAAIEAARAGESGKGFAVVADEVRKLAEQSSKAAENITGTIAEMESISAKASDGFQEMQENFEIHLEAAEKSRNTFDVLMREISSVSMMIKESEKGLAVLNGIVPEAEAAAEGFASVSQETLASAEQMISASNEQAAKTKRSHDAGESLISLSGSLAETISLFKY, from the coding sequence TTGGCAAAAACATCACAGTATTTCATCAAACTTAAAAAGGCTGGCAAACGTTTTGCCAGGCCATTGCAGAGTATGAAGTTAAGAATAACCGGGAAAAATCTCATGGCAAGGATGCCGCTGCAATTCAGGCTTCTGTTCCTGACTTTGGGGCTGCTTGTTGCGGCCATTTCAGCAGTTGCCTATATCTCATATGAAAAGTCAAAAGATACAGCGGTAGAGCTTATGGAGCAAAGGCTGGAAAGAGAAACAAAAACCTTTTACCAGCTTGCACAGAACTTGATGTTCATTTACGTGGGAAAAGAAGATGAGTTCAGCAAAAAGGTAAACCAGGTGCTGAAGGGACAGGAAGCGGAGCTGGCAAAAGATGGGCTGCACGGTGAATATTTTCTTATTTCGGGAGGAAAGGCGGAAGCTTTTGATGTCAGTAAAAAATCTTCATTGAAGTTTCCGGAGAAGCTTTTGGCCGGCATCCAGGAAACAAAAACCGGGATTGCCCATGAAAATTTGAATGGAAAGGAATATACCCTTTCCTATCACAATGTCCAGGAGCTTAATGGGGTATTTTTAATAGCCATCCCGCAAGAGCAATACCTGCACAATGTTTATGACATGGCTACATACATACTTATTGCAGCGATTGCCAGTATAGCGGCTGCTGCCCTCCTCATCTTGCTGCTGGTCCGAAGCATTACAGGCCCGCTTAATACGTTAAGAGATATTATGAAGCAGGCCAGGAAGGGTAACCTTGACTTAAAAGCAGAATCACGAACCACAATCCCGGAGATTACATCTCTGATAAAAAGTTTTCATAGCATGATGAGCCAGATGAGGGAGCTGATCATCCGCATTTCGGATACATCCAGGGATTTGACATGGACAGGTGCTGATCTGCAGGAAATTTCCGGCCTGGTTCTGGAAGAGCAGGAACACCTTAATGAAGCCATCCGCATGGTAAGGGCCGGGGCAGAAGAAACCGCAGGAAGTTCAGAGAAAAGCATTCAGCTTTTTCAGGAAATGAAAAATTCAATCGAAAGCATCTCTCAGATGATGGGAAGTATGACTGCCAGCGCAAGCTCAATGAATACATCCGCATCAGAAGGTGAAGAAAGCATCAAGGATCTTGTTCATACCGTGAGAAACTATGAGAAGGAGTTTAAAGCAGTTTCTGCCTCTGTACAGGAGGTAAGGGATTATTCAGATAAGATCGCACAAGTGGTCACGCTGATTCAGGATATTGCCGGGCAGACAAAGCTTCTTGCCCTGAATGCGGCCATAGAGGCAGCAAGGGCAGGGGAATCAGGAAAAGGCTTCGCGGTTGTGGCTGATGAAGTAAGGAAGCTGGCAGAGCAGTCTTCAAAAGCTGCTGAAAATATAACAGGAACTATAGCAGAGATGGAGAGTATTTCTGCTAAAGCTTCAGATGGCTTCCAGGAGATGCAGGAAAACTTTGAGATTCATCTGGAGGCAGCGGAGAAAAGCAGGAACACATTTGATGTACTCATGCGGGAAATTTCATCAGTAAGCATGATGATTAAAGAGTCCGAGAAGGGACTGGCCGTCCTGAATGGGATAGTGCCTGAAGCCGAGGCTGCAGCAGAAGGATTTGCCTCCGTAAGCCAGGAAACACTTGCAAGTGCAGAACAAATGATTTCAGCTTCCAATGAGCAGGCAGCCAAGACTAAAAGAAGCCATGATGCGGGTGAGAGCCTTATCTCCCTTTCCGGGTCGCTTGCGGAAACCATATCATTGTTTAAATATTAA
- a CDS encoding superoxide dismutase, giving the protein MAFELPQLPYAYDALEPNIDKETMNIHHTKHHNTYVTNLNNALEGNEELLSKTVEEVVSNLDAVPESVRTAVRNNGGGHANHSLFWQILSPNGGGEPTGELQDAISSKFGNFESFKEEFAKAATTRFGSGWAWLVVNNGELEVTSTPNQDSPLMEGKTPILGLDVWEHAYYLKYQNRRPEYINNFFNAVNWEEVSKRYSSAK; this is encoded by the coding sequence ATGGCATTTGAATTACCGCAATTACCTTATGCTTACGATGCGCTGGAGCCAAACATTGACAAAGAAACAATGAACATCCACCACACGAAGCACCATAACACATATGTAACTAACCTTAACAATGCATTGGAAGGCAATGAAGAGCTTCTTTCAAAAACAGTTGAGGAAGTCGTTTCGAATCTTGATGCTGTTCCTGAATCAGTCCGCACAGCAGTAAGAAACAATGGCGGAGGGCATGCCAACCACTCTTTATTCTGGCAGATCCTTTCTCCAAATGGCGGCGGCGAGCCGACTGGCGAGCTTCAAGACGCCATCAGCAGCAAATTCGGCAACTTCGAAAGCTTCAAAGAAGAGTTCGCAAAAGCTGCAACTACACGCTTTGGTTCTGGCTGGGCTTGGCTCGTAGTCAACAACGGCGAGCTTGAAGTAACTAGCACTCCAAACCAGGACTCTCCATTGATGGAAGGCAAAACGCCTATCCTTGGCCTTGATGTTTGGGAGCATGCATACTACCTCAAGTATCAAAACCGCCGTCCGGAATATATCAATAACTTCTTTAATGCAGTTAACTGGGAAGAAGTGTCCAAGCGCTACAGCTCAGCAAAATAA
- a CDS encoding DUF456 domain-containing protein has protein sequence MEYVYWTIIIILFAIAFIGLFLPIIPSVLFIIGGFVVYGLSYSFEPFGWLFWLVQGMFVLLLFGADYAANMIGIKKYGGSKAGIWGSTIGILAGPFVIPVLGILIGPFIGAIAAEMIVHRKGIREAAKIGMGSVVGFVSSIAAKGFIQTVMIVYFLFLVL, from the coding sequence ATGGAATATGTATACTGGACGATTATCATTATTTTATTTGCGATTGCTTTTATTGGCCTCTTTCTGCCCATCATCCCAAGCGTCCTTTTCATCATCGGAGGATTTGTTGTTTATGGGCTGTCCTATTCTTTTGAGCCCTTCGGGTGGCTGTTCTGGCTCGTCCAGGGGATGTTTGTCCTTCTTCTGTTCGGAGCCGATTATGCGGCCAATATGATTGGCATCAAGAAATACGGAGGTTCAAAGGCGGGAATCTGGGGAAGCACGATCGGCATCCTGGCCGGCCCTTTTGTCATCCCGGTTTTAGGGATACTGATCGGCCCCTTCATCGGCGCCATCGCCGCTGAAATGATTGTCCATAGGAAGGGCATCAGGGAAGCTGCAAAAATCGGGATGGGATCGGTTGTCGGCTTTGTCAGCAGCATTGCGGCAAAGGGTTTCATTCAGACAGTCATGATTGTGTACTTCCTGTTTCTCGTTTTATGA
- a CDS encoding Na/Pi cotransporter family protein yields MVELNIQQMLFEFLGGLGIFLYGIKFMGDGLQKSAGDKLRDILDKFTTNPVMGVLAGIIVTILIQSSSATTVITVGLVSAGFMTLRQAIGVIMGANIGTTVTAFIIGIDVGEYALPIIALGSIMLFFFKNKKVHNAGQIVFGFGALFYGLELMSGGMKPLRGLEAFHDLTVNMSSNPILGVVVGTLFTVIVQSSSATIGILQGLFSENLINLDAALPVLFGDNIGTTITAVLAAIGASVAARRAAAVHVLFNLIGTTIFLILLHPFNLLISALQDKLSLNPEMTIAFAHGIFNASNTLIQLPFVAALAFIVTKLIPGEDSVVDYKAKHLDPVFIEQSPSIALGQAKEEVLRMGSFAVKGLEETNLFLKTKLKKHSDSTYQLEEAINNLDRKITDYLINLSTSSLSENESEEHTVLMDTVRDIERIGDHFENIIELIEYQQANKVKITESAMNDLEDMFALTISTVKESLESLDHNDKEAARHVVKKEEEIDKMERKLRKQHIIRMNEGTCTGQAGIVYVDIISNLERIGDHAVNIAEAVLGEDN; encoded by the coding sequence ATGGTGGAACTAAACATCCAGCAAATGCTTTTTGAATTTTTGGGCGGCCTTGGTATTTTCTTATACGGTATTAAATTCATGGGCGACGGCCTTCAAAAGTCGGCCGGTGATAAACTTAGGGATATATTGGACAAGTTTACTACCAATCCGGTCATGGGTGTTCTCGCGGGGATCATTGTCACGATCCTTATCCAGAGCAGCTCTGCTACAACAGTCATCACCGTCGGTCTTGTCAGTGCCGGCTTCATGACCCTGCGCCAGGCAATTGGCGTCATCATGGGTGCAAATATCGGAACGACGGTAACGGCGTTCATCATTGGTATTGATGTTGGGGAATATGCACTTCCAATCATAGCATTGGGCTCGATCATGCTATTCTTCTTTAAAAATAAAAAAGTACATAATGCCGGCCAGATCGTTTTTGGATTCGGGGCATTATTTTATGGACTTGAACTGATGAGCGGGGGAATGAAACCGCTCAGGGGGCTTGAGGCATTCCACGATCTAACAGTCAATATGAGCTCCAACCCGATCCTTGGTGTAGTGGTCGGTACATTGTTCACGGTCATCGTCCAAAGCTCGAGTGCGACAATCGGGATTCTGCAGGGCTTATTCTCTGAGAATCTGATCAATCTTGATGCAGCTCTGCCAGTCCTCTTCGGGGATAATATCGGTACAACCATTACTGCCGTGCTGGCAGCCATTGGGGCCTCTGTCGCAGCGAGGAGAGCGGCAGCTGTACACGTCCTTTTCAATCTGATCGGGACAACCATATTCCTGATACTGCTTCATCCGTTCAATCTGCTGATTTCAGCTTTACAGGATAAGCTTAGTCTCAATCCGGAAATGACAATTGCGTTTGCACACGGGATCTTCAATGCGTCCAACACATTGATTCAGCTTCCATTTGTAGCGGCGCTTGCCTTCATAGTCACAAAGCTGATTCCGGGCGAAGATTCAGTTGTTGACTATAAAGCGAAGCATCTTGATCCGGTGTTTATAGAACAGTCTCCTTCAATTGCCCTTGGCCAGGCGAAAGAAGAAGTGCTCAGGATGGGATCGTTTGCGGTTAAAGGCCTTGAAGAAACAAACCTGTTCTTAAAGACAAAGCTGAAAAAGCATTCAGACAGTACCTATCAGCTTGAAGAAGCTATCAATAATCTTGACCGCAAGATTACAGATTATCTGATTAATCTATCAACAAGCTCACTTTCTGAAAATGAGTCTGAAGAACATACAGTCCTGATGGATACAGTAAGGGACATCGAGCGGATCGGCGACCACTTTGAAAACATCATTGAACTGATTGAATATCAGCAGGCCAATAAAGTGAAAATCACTGAATCGGCGATGAATGACCTTGAAGATATGTTCGCTTTGACGATTTCAACGGTAAAGGAATCCCTCGAATCGCTTGACCATAATGATAAGGAAGCTGCAAGGCATGTTGTCAAAAAAGAAGAGGAAATTGACAAGATGGAAAGAAAGCTGAGGAAGCAGCATATCATCAGGATGAATGAAGGGACATGCACCGGACAGGCGGGAATTGTTTATGTGGACATTATCAGCAATCTGGAGCGTATCGGTGATCATGCTGTGAACATTGCAGAGGCTGTTTTAGGAGAAGACAATTAG
- a CDS encoding DUF308 domain-containing protein, translating to MPLLTNQASESGGIILADQERSQQEQDLRHSEELGENNEYGSRNYTEETAAEIAAPVSLGRNSSGEDYRGEENAGMDLSGGMMGYGALALSILSLFVLPILFGAAGIILGFIARRRGARTTGAWAIGIGAVSIIIGIFILPFF from the coding sequence TTGCCATTACTAACAAATCAGGCTTCTGAAAGCGGAGGGATTATATTGGCAGATCAAGAACGCTCACAGCAAGAACAAGACCTTCGTCACAGCGAAGAGCTTGGCGAAAATAATGAATATGGATCAAGGAATTATACAGAAGAAACAGCCGCCGAAATCGCAGCACCTGTTTCGCTGGGAAGAAACAGCAGCGGGGAGGACTACCGCGGGGAAGAAAATGCCGGGATGGACCTTTCTGGCGGTATGATGGGGTATGGAGCTTTAGCGCTTTCGATTCTTTCACTGTTTGTCCTGCCAATTCTGTTTGGCGCTGCCGGCATCATTCTCGGCTTCATAGCGCGCAGAAGAGGGGCGCGCACAACCGGGGCCTGGGCAATCGGCATCGGTGCCGTCTCCATTATCATCGGAATCTTTATCCTTCCGTTCTTTTAG
- a CDS encoding MFS transporter, whose amino-acid sequence MSKLNKLIGNIELNKDLTLLLLIGGLYSLSVALSNTFVNIYLWKQSGEFKDLGLYNLSIVVIQPLTFILAGRWAKKIDRVIVLRIGVICLALFYLTVLIIGTKASQFLLLLGALLGMGYGFYWLAFNVLTFEITEPDTRDFFNGFLGILSSVGGMIGPISAGFIISRLEKFTGYSIVFGLSLVLFSLAVFLSFFLKRRPAEGGYWFVRIFKERNNNPNWKLVTNAHFFQGLREGTFVFVISVFVFISTGSEMALGTFGLINSGIAFVAYYLASRLIKKKYRIKSILAGGLILYASIFFIIIDVTYARLLMYAASIAIAYPLLLVPYVSMTYDVIGTGWRAAEMRIEYIVVREVFLNMGRVVSILCFLGAVTFFSEEKSIPILLLFVGAGHSVIYFFYRKIQIKPA is encoded by the coding sequence ATGAGCAAATTGAATAAGCTGATCGGAAATATTGAGCTGAATAAAGACCTGACCCTGCTGCTATTAATCGGGGGGCTTTATTCTTTGAGTGTTGCTCTTTCAAACACTTTTGTAAATATTTATTTATGGAAGCAATCAGGGGAATTCAAGGATCTGGGATTGTATAATTTATCGATTGTCGTCATTCAGCCGCTTACCTTTATACTTGCAGGAAGATGGGCAAAGAAGATTGACAGGGTCATTGTCCTGAGGATCGGCGTCATATGCCTGGCTCTGTTTTATTTGACTGTCCTGATCATCGGCACAAAGGCATCCCAATTCCTGCTGCTCCTTGGAGCGCTGCTTGGAATGGGATATGGTTTCTATTGGCTGGCGTTTAATGTGCTTACCTTTGAAATTACTGAGCCGGATACGCGGGATTTTTTCAACGGATTTCTTGGGATCCTTTCTTCAGTCGGAGGGATGATTGGACCCATTTCAGCAGGCTTCATCATTTCCAGGCTGGAAAAATTCACAGGCTATTCGATTGTTTTTGGACTTTCTCTAGTCCTGTTCTCACTTGCTGTCTTTTTAAGCTTTTTTCTGAAGCGCCGTCCTGCAGAAGGGGGCTATTGGTTTGTCCGCATCTTTAAAGAAAGAAATAATAACCCCAACTGGAAGCTTGTCACCAATGCACATTTTTTTCAGGGGCTTCGTGAGGGGACCTTCGTGTTTGTCATCTCTGTCTTCGTTTTTATATCGACAGGCAGTGAAATGGCTCTTGGGACATTCGGGCTGATCAATTCGGGCATTGCCTTTGTAGCGTATTATCTTGCATCAAGGCTCATAAAAAAGAAATACCGCATAAAATCGATCCTGGCTGGCGGACTGATTCTATATGCCAGCATCTTTTTTATCATCATTGATGTTACGTACGCAAGGCTGCTCATGTATGCGGCTTCGATTGCCATTGCTTATCCCCTGCTGCTTGTTCCCTATGTTTCCATGACCTATGATGTTATCGGAACAGGCTGGCGAGCAGCTGAGATGAGGATTGAGTATATTGTCGTCAGGGAAGTATTTCTGAATATGGGCAGGGTTGTATCCATTCTCTGCTTCCTCGGTGCAGTAACTTTTTTCAGCGAGGAAAAGAGTATTCCCATTCTGTTGCTGTTCGTGGGGGCAGGCCATTCAGTGATTTACTTCTTCTATCGTAAAATTCAAATCAAGCCTGCATAG
- a CDS encoding DUF1189 domain-containing protein encodes MNVFKQFFKSLYSPRDIAAFRFQGIGKTIFYVFLLTLLSVLPTIYYFSTAIMSGADAARESLAEDIPDFTIENGELNSDQKAPIIINKNSFTIVFDSTGTANKEELADSNMALAMLKDEFMFVAGGQVQTYSYSMAGDLTLTKEDAVSFLDSIDSVLVIFIIIMALVIYLFSTAVKFIEVSVLALIGLLLRSIAGRRLQYRHLWRMAAYSVTLPTVFFAVMGALQTNVPSGFMINWFVSIIILMLAIKEVPMPKSKQ; translated from the coding sequence ATGAATGTATTTAAACAGTTTTTTAAAAGTCTTTATTCCCCAAGGGATATAGCAGCCTTCCGTTTTCAGGGAATCGGGAAGACAATTTTCTATGTTTTCCTCCTTACCCTCCTGTCTGTCCTGCCAACCATCTATTATTTCAGCACGGCCATCATGTCAGGAGCAGATGCTGCCCGTGAGAGTCTGGCAGAGGATATCCCTGACTTTACGATTGAGAACGGGGAACTGAATTCCGATCAAAAAGCTCCGATCATCATCAATAAAAACAGCTTTACCATTGTATTTGACTCAACAGGCACCGCCAATAAAGAAGAGCTGGCCGATTCCAATATGGCCCTCGCTATGCTAAAAGATGAATTTATGTTTGTTGCAGGCGGGCAGGTGCAAACGTATTCTTATTCAATGGCAGGCGATCTGACTTTGACGAAGGAAGACGCAGTATCCTTCCTGGATTCCATTGATTCAGTCCTGGTCATTTTCATCATTATTATGGCTTTAGTCATTTACCTGTTCAGCACCGCGGTTAAATTCATTGAGGTTTCCGTACTGGCGCTGATCGGCCTCCTTCTCCGCAGCATTGCCGGCCGCCGCCTGCAATACAGGCACTTATGGCGGATGGCCGCATACAGCGTCACGCTGCCGACTGTCTTCTTTGCGGTCATGGGCGCTTTGCAGACAAATGTGCCAAGCGGCTTCATGATCAACTGGTTTGTGTCCATCATCATCCTGATGCTGGCAATAAAGGAAGTGCCTATGCCAAAAAGCAAGCAATAA